The sequence below is a genomic window from Proteus vulgaris.
CTTCTTGACTCGCCACCGTTAGCTTCGCCAGATGCAAAAGGTATTCGCATCAATTTGGTAAGTGAAGCAGCAGGCCAATTAAATGCGGGTGATCCTGTTTTATTTAGAGGTTACCAAGTCGGCTCTGTTGAAACGAGTGAATTCAATATTGATAGCCGAGATATGCATTATCAACTCTTTATCAAAGCACCTTATGACAAAATGGTGACATCAAATGTTCGGTTCTGGAAAGATTCCGGTATCGCTTTTGATATGTCTTCATCGGGTGTACGTGTTGAAATGGCATCACTTTCTACACTCTTTAGTGGTGGTGTTAGTTTTGATGTCCCTGCGGGATGGGTCCCAGGTGATCCTATTGCACCTAAAACAGAATTTAAGCTCTACGATAATGAAAAGAGTATTCAAAACTCACTATATACTGACTATCGTAGCTACATCATGTTTTTCTCTGATTCTGTAAGAGGATTGCAAGCCGGAGCTCCTGTAGAATTCCGTGGAATTCGCATGGGAACGGTTGTACAAGTGCCTTATTACACTAAAGGTATGCAACAATCGCTGGATAAAGATTTTCGTATTCCCGTACTTATTCATGTTGAACCAGAACGTTTCGCCAATGATGTCGGTGAGAGTTTCGACTTCGTTAAAGAAATTACTTTTGCTTCCAATAATGGATTAAGAGCATCACTGAAATCAGGTAACCTATTAACTGGTGCACTTTATATTGACCTTGATTTCTACCCTGATGAAGCTAAATGGGAAGGCCCTCAAGAGGTTGCTGGTTTCCAACAAATTCCAACGGTTGGCTCTGGTTTAGCGCAAATTCAGCAAAAAGTAATGACTTCGCTGGATAAGATCAACAATCTGCCTGTTGAACCAATGCTTAAAGAGATGACAGCAACATTATCTGAAAGTCAAAAAGCAGTCAGCGAGGCTAAAGAAACACTGAAAGCATTGAATGCGATGATTGGTAGTGATGAATTTAGAAACCTTCCTAATGATATTCAGCAGTCATTAAAAGAGATCAATCGTAGTATGCAAGGCTTCCAACCGGGCTCTCCTGCATACGGAAAAATGATTGATAATATGCAACAGCTTGATCAGGTGTTAAGAGAGATGCAGCCTTTATTGAAAACATTGAACAATAAGAGCAACGCATTGATTTTCGAAGCGAAGGAAGGTAAAGATCCAGAACCAAAGAGGGCTGAAAAATGAAGAAATACATCATTGGGATATTTGTACTGATGTTAACGGCATGTTCAAGCCAGACTAATAAAACGTATTATCAGTTACCTGATGTTTATCAAGGTAGCGTACCAGAACAAGTCTCGGCAACACAGTCAGCTAAGAAGCCTCAAATTTGGGTTCAACCGATCCGTTTATCCAATATGTTAGTTAATGCTGGAATTGTTTATCAAACGACGGATATTAACTATACCGTGGCTAATCAGCACCTATGGATTAATCCGCTTGATCAGCAATTACAACAGAACCTTATTTCAGGTTTAACAAAAGCATTACCGGGTACAGTAGTTGCTAATCAACCTGTTGAAGATAACTTGGCAAAGTTAACGGTCACCGTTAATTACTTTCAAGGTCGTTATGATGGACTGGTAATTATCTCAGGTGACTGGATTTATACTGAAAACAATAAAGTGATTAATCAGCCATTCTCTTTAGTTTTAACGCAAACAGAAGATGGTTATCCAGCTTTAGTGCGTACATTAGGACAAGGATGGGAGCAAGTTGTTTCTGATATAGCGAAAGCAATTCAAGCTCAATACTAACTGACTTAGCATTACGTTTATTCAAACCCAGTATTCTCTTAAATTGTATTTTAGTTGAATATTGGGTTTTGTTTATTTAAAAAACAAAAAAAGGAAACAATATGTTAGAAAGCCTTAAAAAGAAATATCCCACTGCGATCAGTTGGTCATTTGGGGATAATGCTCAGTTAGCGGATGAGCTTGCTATGCTGGTGGTAGAAGGAAAAAAAACGGCAACGTGTAGCTCATTAAATGGTTTTTTTAGTGACAGCGTTATTCCTGTTATTGGGGGCTTTAGCATTATTCTAAATAGTAAAAATGAGCCTATTTGTGTTATTCGAACACGTTCTTTGCAACTAATCCGATTTAATGAAGTCACCGAAGAATTGGCTAAGAGAGAAGGTGAAGGGGATTTAAGTTTGGCATATTGGCAAGAAGGACATAAAGCCTTCTTTAATCGAGAAGGTCATTTTTCAGAAGATATGGAGCTGGTATTTGAAGAGTTTGAATTAATAGAAGTATGTAAGAGGTGTTAATAGCCTCTTTTATTTTTAATAATAGCTAATTCCTTAATAAAACAAAGGTAATTAAAAAGAGTTTTCTACAAAAAAATAAAAATAGAGCAAAAAATTATATTTATAAACCAAGTCTTATATTGACATAAATTTAAATAAAAACATCATTTTGTCTTACTTGATTTATTGGTTTTATGAGATAAAAATAAAAAATTTATTTTTTGTTTCTTTATTGTTTTAAAATATCAATAGGTTATATTTGTCTGCAATGTAACTTATTAAAAGAACTAGATAATACCTTAATAAAAACATTAAATAAAATAAATTATAACAATAGTTATTAAACTTTCGGTTGGCTCAATATCACAAATATGACATTTGTATTAACTTCTTTACTTGCTTAAATGCTCAATAAAGCGTATCAATTTATAGTGGTTGTTGAAAAAACAATCATTATCTTTCCGCTTAAACTTAGAACGTGAGGGTTGTCTAGATATGAAAAGACAGAAACGAGATCGTTTAGCAAGAGCATTATCGAAAGGTTATCAAGCTGGTATGCAAGGTCGTTCAAAAGAACTTTGCCCTTATTTCGCCATTGATGCGCGTTCACATTGGCTTGGAGGTTGGCGACAGGCGATGGAAGATCGCCCGAGTCTGGTAAAATAAATAACCCGTCGTAGTGAAATAGATAATAGCTTATTTTTAGCTATATTAAATATTATCACTAAGATTTTACCGACAATCAAAACGAGGGTTATTTATATGCATTCCTATGTACATATTGAGCATAGGACAATTTGAGTATAAATAACAAACGATTAATTTGGATATAAAAAAGGCTTACATATTTTGTAAGCCTTTTTACGTTATATTATCATTACTTTTTTAATTTTATTTCATGAAAATTTTTTGCGTAAGCGAAAACCATAAATAGTAAGAAAAATAGCAAGTATTGTATTGATAGAATTATATAGCCAATCAATTTTTTCTGAAGTAAACCAAGTTATAAAAGATGTAAATATCAGAAATATGCCACCATAAAACATAAAGTCTGCCTGTTTTTTAGGTACTTTTCCTTTGTTAATCACTTATTTTCCTTAAATTTTCTTTTTATAAAAACTAATTTAACTTAAAGGTTTTCTTTTGATTTTTTAAATAATTTATATAAGTTTGGGCTATATAAACATAATGAGGTTATAGAAAAGCCTAAGATCCATTTTATATCGAATTGACTAGCATACATACAAATAAATATAATCAATAAAATTGTGAGACGATAGCCAATTGCTTTACAAAGAAAAAAAGTAAGTTCAATAAGAAAGCTAAAGAATTCTACAATTGCGCTTATAATCATATCCATACGATTATTCCTTAACGTAATCTACTTGTACTAAGTTGATATAAATTTCTAGTGTCATATTTATTTAGGATAAGAAAGCTCACTTAACTTAAATTTATCTTTATATATAAAATTTATTTACTAATTTAATGACACTATACATAGATTAATTTATTATAGCGACTTTTATTTACAAGGAAGACTTCAATGAAAAAACCAATCTCATTATGGATAATATTAATTGCTTTTACTTTTTTCACACTAGGGCAATTAATGTCTTCATTTACTAGTGTTTCGACTTTAATGAGTGTATTTATAAAAAATAGTGCGAATTTTAATTTAATAGCTTCTCTTTCTATAGTGTGGAGTATGATTCAAACTTTTTCACTCCCTACTTTATATGTTATTACACTTTTTGTTGTTTTTATGAAGAAAGAAATAGCACCAATGATGCTGAAAATATTCTGGAGTATATCAATGTTTCCGATCACTATCGCAATAATAATTGGAATTCAAAATGCATTTGATAATACAAATGGTAGTAATCAAGCAGAAAATTCAGGTGAAGTATTAGGTGTTTTATTTTTAGCCGGTTTATTTGTTTATCTCACATATAGCTTATTTTTCTCTGCTAAAATTAAGCATCATTTTCAGTGTCTAAAAGATAAGCAATCGACTGTTTGTGTTGATAAAAACTGAATTGAATATGAGCTGTCTTCTATGAAGAAAATAAATACGCGATTAGTATAGATAAAAAAATACCGTGTACTTTATATTACACGATATTTTTAATAGATTCAGATTGTTACCGAACTTAGAATGCAGTTGTATCTTTAAATAAGCCAACTTTTAAGTCTTTTGCTTCATAAATCAGCTTACCATCAACATACACTTCACCATCGGCAATACCCATAATCAACTTACGATTGATAACACGTTTGAAATCAATTTTATAGGTAACTTTTTTTGCTGTTGGTAATATTTGTCCAGTGAATTTTACTTCACCAACACCAAGCGCACGGCCTTTACCTTCACCACCAAGCCAGCCAAGATAGAAGCCAACAAGTTGCCACATGGCATCTAGGCCTAAGCAACCCGGCATAACAGGATCATTGACGAAGTGGCAATCAAAGAACCATAAATCTGGCTTGATATCGAATTCTGCTTCGATAAAGCCTTTATTATGGGTGCCGCCATCTTCTGTCATTTTAATGATGCGATCCATCATTAGCATATTACCAGATGGCAGTGGTGGGCCATCTTGGCCAAATAATTCACCACGGCCTGAAGCAATGAGGTCTTCTTTAGAATAAGATTCGCGTTTATCAACCATTGTCTATATAGCCTTTATCAAGTGTAAGACAACAGAATAGCTTACACTTGTACGCTGAACAACTCCGATCACTTGAAACAGAATTATCTGAATAGACGTAAGAACCAAGGTAATTTAGGTCTATCCTGATTATTTGCGAGTGTTATACGATCATGAATAACAGCTAACAAGTGTGAGTCTGATTGTTCTGGTTCACATTGCTCTTCATAATATGGCTGACGAGTCAGTAATGTTATTGCTTCTGCTACATGAGTGACAGGCCAAATATGAAATTTCTCTTCTTTTACCGCTTGCTGCACATTTTCGTTAAGTACAAGATGACGAATATTAGCAAGAGGAATAATCACGCCTTGCGTACCCGTTAATCCTCGTTGTTGGCAGATATCAAAGAAGCCTTCGATTTTCTGGTTTACGCCACCAATCGGTTGAACTTGACCAAATTGATCGACAGCACCTGTAACTGCGATTTGCTGATCAATAGGTTGTTGTGCCAGTGTACTAATAAATGCACACAATTCAGCCAAAGAGGCACTATCACCATCAACCTCACCATATGATTGCTCAAAAACAATCGAGGTGCTAAATGGCTGTGGTTGGTCTAAACGTAATTCTGAGTTTAAGTAAGCTTGCATAATCATCATTCCTTTAGCATGAAGATTGCCACCAAGCTCCGCTTTTCGCTCAACATCCGTAAACTCACCATCACCTATATGTGCAACGCAGGTAATGCGAGTCGGTTCTCCGATTAAATCAGGGTATCCCGGGTAATCTAAGACAGAAAGTCCATTGATTTGACCAACAGCTTCACCTTCTGTTTGTATCATCACTTGGTCTTGTAAAATCTCATCACGGCTACGCTCTAACAAATAACTGTGTCGCCATAGGCGATTTTCTTCTGCTTTTTTCAATGCATCAGCAGTTAGAGACGCCTCATGATTAAAACGTATTGCATAACGAAGTTGGCGCAAGATCCATTCTAAATCTAGGCTCAGCATTAGCTGATCTTCATGTTGTCTTGCAGCTTGTGTTAGCAAGACTTCCCAAGCATCCGCAGATAGAGAAGGGAGACGATATTTTTGGCACAGTGAATTTACAAAGCCACACCATTGAGAAAGAGCGGTTTCATCTTCTAAATACATGTCGTATTCATATTCACCATATAAAGCGGTGCTACTTAGCTCAGGCTCCATAAATTCAAGCTCTTCAAGGCTTAGTCTATCACCAACTAAAATCACACGAAGATTGAGCGGCATACTCTCAATAGGTAAAGGCAGAGATTGATTGTCATTCCAGACAAGCCATTCAAAACGCTGTTCTTCAACCATTTTTTTAAGGCGAAACCACATTAGTGGTTGTGCAAGTAAAGATTTTATAGAGAGGACTAAGATGCCTCCATTTACTTTATGCAATAAGCCTGGGCTAAGAGTAACTTCGTCTTTATGGTAATAGAATGAGCCAAAGAGTTGTTCTGGCTCTATCCATTGGCAACAAGTAATAGATTCTGATGATGAAAATGCGCCGTGTACATTTTCTTGCCAATCGATTTTATTGGTTTCTGCTTGATAACTGCCAACAACGGGATCAGTTTTGATCCCTGATTGCGTTAACGTGTCTGTCAGCATATCAAAGTAAGCAGCAGAATCATCCACTTTTAACAGCATAAACTGCCCTGAATCTGCATTATTTAACCATTGCAGGCTTTCATACAGGCGAGGTTGAACCTCACGAAGTAGAGATGCAGGTAATTGAGATGCTGTTTGAAAGAAAGTTTGGTAGGAGGCGTAATCAGGACGTAACGCCTGCCATTCTAATTCGTTGTTTTTCAAGGTTACCGTTTTTATTATTGATTAGTGAAAAGAGATAATTAGATATCGTATAAGTTGATATCTATCCTGCAATAAGACGGTTCTTTAACTGTCATCAACTGCATAGGCAGGGAATATGTATTGCTACTACCTTATAATCACGAGCTAATAAGTGGTCATCAAGGTTTTATGATAGCGACGCTCGATTCTATCATAACGTGCTCAGAAAACTATCCCTTATCAAGGCTTGTTATTAATTGATAAGCAAGATTATCTAAAATAACTTCGCCTATAAAATAGTCAAAAAATTTCGGTTCAGTGGCAGTATTTTTGTAAAATTGTTGATATGCTACTATATAGTTACGTTGTCACGGGATTTTGTATGAAATATCAACAATTAGAGAACCTAGAATGTGGCTGGAAGTGGGCCTACCTAGTAAAAAAACACCGCGAAGGTGAATTAATTACCCGTTATATAGAAAAAAGTGCCGCAGATGAAGTTGTCGAGCAATTATTGCTTCTTGAGGCGCAACCATTAAAAGTTTTAGAGTGGATAGATTTGCATATGAATCCTGATTTATCTAATAGGATGAAGCAAACTATTAGAGCTCGTAGAAAACGTTATTTTAATGCTGAGCATCAACACACACGTAAAAAATCAATCGATTTAACGTTTAAAGTTTGGCAACGCTTATCTGCATTGTCACAGCGAAGAGGAATAACATTATCAGAAACGATAGTGCAATTAATTGAAGACGCTGAGCGAAAAGAACAATACGCATTAAAAGTGCATAGTTTAAAAGATGGACTGATTGAGTTATTAGAACGCGATAAAGAAAAATAAGTTACATTAATTTTGGCTTACTGGCTTCAATAATTTATTTTTATAGCTATTTTCGTTCTCTGTTTTTCTTGTGATATTTCATACCTGCGCCGAAAGCGTTTCTGTCTTTATATTTCTACCTTATTTTATCTTCATAAAGAAAAACCCTGCCATTGGCAGGGTTTTGAATTCATCAACAGTAGATTATTCTACTATCTGAATTATTTAGCAGGAACAACAACTTCAGTTGTACCTTGGATTTCGATCTCAACACGACGGTCTGGCGCTAAGCAATCGATCAGAGCTGAACGAGCTTTAACGTTGTCACATGTGTTGCCAGTAACTGGATTTTCTTTACCACGACCTTCTGCAGAGATGCTGTTTGCAGGGATACCTTTAGAAACCAGGTAATCAACTACAGATTGAGCACGTTTTTCTGACAGAGGCAGGTTGTAGTTTTGTGAACCGATACGGTCAGTGTAACCGATAACGACTACGCGACCTTGAGTTGGGTCGATGTTAGCCAGTTCAGTGTACAGACCATTCAGAGCTTCTTGACCTTCAGCTTTCAGAGTAGATTTGTTGAAGTTGAACAGAACGTCTGAACGCAGAGTAAAGGTTTTGTTCTCAACAACTGGAGCTGGAGCTACAACTGGAGCTGGAGCTACAACTGGAGCTGGAGTTTCTTGGTTGAAGCGGTAAGCAACACCAACACTCAGCATGCCGTTGTCTGGACGCGCATTCAGAGTACCTTTATCACCGATGTTGTTGATCCACTGATATTCAACACGGGTAGCGATGTTTGGAGTGATCGCGTATTCAGTACCTAATGCGAATACTGGAGAAACACCAGTGTCGTTATTAGAGAAGTTCTTCTGAGTTGGAGCAGGAGAAGTAGCTGCAACTGTTGCAGAAGAATCTGCACGCCATACCATACCACCTAAACGTGTATAAACGTCTAAGTCTTCCATTACTGGATAGCTTAATTTAGTGGTTAATTGGATACCTTGAGCACGGAATGCACCGTTGTCATATGAACCTTTGTAAGTCATACGACCTAACCAATCATAACCCAGTTCAAAACCTAAGTATTGGTTGTACTGATAACCAGCAAATGCACCTGCACCTAACTGATCACGGTGAGTGTTACCGTTACCGATAGAAGTTTCACCGAAATGGTTACTAGTACCTTGGTATTGAGACCAACCTAATTTACCACCAGTATAC
It includes:
- the pqiB gene encoding intermembrane transport protein PqiB → MTEKNETALTEAKINKLKSWSPVWIIPLVTLLIGAWILYYHFSHQGPEVTLITYNADGIEAGKTKIKSRSVDIGLVESVTLDSNFSRVIITARLDKDMKELLRADTAFWVVRPQVGKEGVTGLGTLLSGAYIELQPGLKGKEEDEFNLLDSPPLASPDAKGIRINLVSEAAGQLNAGDPVLFRGYQVGSVETSEFNIDSRDMHYQLFIKAPYDKMVTSNVRFWKDSGIAFDMSSSGVRVEMASLSTLFSGGVSFDVPAGWVPGDPIAPKTEFKLYDNEKSIQNSLYTDYRSYIMFFSDSVRGLQAGAPVEFRGIRMGTVVQVPYYTKGMQQSLDKDFRIPVLIHVEPERFANDVGESFDFVKEITFASNNGLRASLKSGNLLTGALYIDLDFYPDEAKWEGPQEVAGFQQIPTVGSGLAQIQQKVMTSLDKINNLPVEPMLKEMTATLSESQKAVSEAKETLKALNAMIGSDEFRNLPNDIQQSLKEINRSMQGFQPGSPAYGKMIDNMQQLDQVLREMQPLLKTLNNKSNALIFEAKEGKDPEPKRAEK
- the pqiC gene encoding membrane integrity-associated transporter subunit PqiC, producing the protein MKKYIIGIFVLMLTACSSQTNKTYYQLPDVYQGSVPEQVSATQSAKKPQIWVQPIRLSNMLVNAGIVYQTTDINYTVANQHLWINPLDQQLQQNLISGLTKALPGTVVANQPVEDNLAKLTVTVNYFQGRYDGLVIISGDWIYTENNKVINQPFSLVLTQTEDGYPALVRTLGQGWEQVVSDIAKAIQAQY
- a CDS encoding ASCH domain-containing protein; this translates as MLESLKKKYPTAISWSFGDNAQLADELAMLVVEGKKTATCSSLNGFFSDSVIPVIGGFSIILNSKNEPICVIRTRSLQLIRFNEVTEELAKREGEGDLSLAYWQEGHKAFFNREGHFSEDMELVFEEFELIEVCKRC
- the rmf gene encoding ribosome modulation factor; amino-acid sequence: MKRQKRDRLARALSKGYQAGMQGRSKELCPYFAIDARSHWLGGWRQAMEDRPSLVK
- the fabA gene encoding bifunctional 3-hydroxydecanoyl-ACP dehydratase/trans-2-decenoyl-ACP isomerase; this encodes MVDKRESYSKEDLIASGRGELFGQDGPPLPSGNMLMMDRIIKMTEDGGTHNKGFIEAEFDIKPDLWFFDCHFVNDPVMPGCLGLDAMWQLVGFYLGWLGGEGKGRALGVGEVKFTGQILPTAKKVTYKIDFKRVINRKLIMGIADGEVYVDGKLIYEAKDLKVGLFKDTTAF
- a CDS encoding AAA family ATPase yields the protein MKNNELEWQALRPDYASYQTFFQTASQLPASLLREVQPRLYESLQWLNNADSGQFMLLKVDDSAAYFDMLTDTLTQSGIKTDPVVGSYQAETNKIDWQENVHGAFSSSESITCCQWIEPEQLFGSFYYHKDEVTLSPGLLHKVNGGILVLSIKSLLAQPLMWFRLKKMVEEQRFEWLVWNDNQSLPLPIESMPLNLRVILVGDRLSLEELEFMEPELSSTALYGEYEYDMYLEDETALSQWCGFVNSLCQKYRLPSLSADAWEVLLTQAARQHEDQLMLSLDLEWILRQLRYAIRFNHEASLTADALKKAEENRLWRHSYLLERSRDEILQDQVMIQTEGEAVGQINGLSVLDYPGYPDLIGEPTRITCVAHIGDGEFTDVERKAELGGNLHAKGMMIMQAYLNSELRLDQPQPFSTSIVFEQSYGEVDGDSASLAELCAFISTLAQQPIDQQIAVTGAVDQFGQVQPIGGVNQKIEGFFDICQQRGLTGTQGVIIPLANIRHLVLNENVQQAVKEEKFHIWPVTHVAEAITLLTRQPYYEEQCEPEQSDSHLLAVIHDRITLANNQDRPKLPWFLRLFR
- the matP gene encoding macrodomain Ter protein MatP; its protein translation is MKYQQLENLECGWKWAYLVKKHREGELITRYIEKSAADEVVEQLLLLEAQPLKVLEWIDLHMNPDLSNRMKQTIRARRKRYFNAEHQHTRKKSIDLTFKVWQRLSALSQRRGITLSETIVQLIEDAERKEQYALKVHSLKDGLIELLERDKEK
- the ompA gene encoding porin OmpA translates to MKKTAIALAVAVAAFATAAQAAPKDNTWYTGGKLGWSQYQGTSNHFGETSIGNGNTHRDQLGAGAFAGYQYNQYLGFELGYDWLGRMTYKGSYDNGAFRAQGIQLTTKLSYPVMEDLDVYTRLGGMVWRADSSATVAATSPAPTQKNFSNNDTGVSPVFALGTEYAITPNIATRVEYQWINNIGDKGTLNARPDNGMLSVGVAYRFNQETPAPVVAPAPVVAPAPVVENKTFTLRSDVLFNFNKSTLKAEGQEALNGLYTELANIDPTQGRVVVIGYTDRIGSQNYNLPLSEKRAQSVVDYLVSKGIPANSISAEGRGKENPVTGNTCDNVKARSALIDCLAPDRRVEIEIQGTTEVVVPAK